The following are encoded in a window of Lactobacillus panisapium genomic DNA:
- the cas9 gene encoding type II CRISPR RNA-guided endonuclease Cas9 (Cas9, originally named Csn1, is the large, multifunctional signature protein of type II CRISPR/Cas systems. It is well known even to general audiences because its RNA-guided endonuclease activity has made it a popular tool for custom editing of eukaryotic genomes.) encodes MNKIKDDYILGLDIGTNSCGWAVTDKKNTLLKLRGKTAMGSHLFEEGHSAADRRGFRTTRRRLKRRKWRLGLLEEIFAEPMAEVDPGFFVRLHQSWVSPLDKKHQKYEAIVFPTAKEDAAFYKDYPTIYHLRQALMTEDKKFDLREIFLAMHHIVKYRGNFLQDTSVNDFNASKIEVEPVIKELNNCFSDLVTEKDDQIELQVANAAEVEAVIKGEDAARTIYKADKVKKISALLTNATDKVTKNVAKQIANAIMGYKTQFETILDKEIDKSDKAAWELKLTDADADDKLEALLPELEEPEQTIIAEIRKLFSAITLSNIVDEGKTLSESMVNKYNKHAQDYQLLKKAIDSQADKKKAKTLGLAYDLYVNNRHGKLLEAKKELKVKGVLAKDDFYKIIQKNVDDSDAAKQILHEIELDNFMPKQRTNSNGVIPFQLHQIELDRIIAKQSKYYPFLAEKNPVKQHLKQAPYKLDELVRFRVPYYVGPMITADKQEQTSGKSFAWMVRKEAGKITPWNFEEKVDREKSANKFIKRMTLKDTYLLGEDVIPANSLLYQKFTVLNELNNIKINGKRLSPTKKQKAYEELFEKNKTVTAKKFATWVQTNYGSNDIKGLADPTKFNSSLSSYYHLKNLKVFDKELDDANYEKDFEKIIEWSTIFEDKKIYQEKLREINWLTNDQFKAIANWRLQGWGRLSRKLLVGLHDQNGQNIMAQLWDSQKNFMQIVMEPDFKDAIEQENQVIVKKTGVEDILADAYTSPANKKAIRQVVKVVNDVVKAAGGKAPAQFAIEFTRSPESNPKLSQVRGSKLLKAYQDTAKELVDKDLTNSLKNAITSRKLAQDKYFLYFIQGGRDAYTGERINIDDIESRYDIDHILPQSFIKDDSFDNRVLTSKKFNAQKSDDVPLKRFGGNWVPELKMTIKDMWSMWQKTGLINNRKKNNLLLDPANLNKYQKSGFINRQLVETSQIVKLVSVILQNIYPKSEIITVRAGDNSALRKRLNLYKSREVNDYHHALDAYLSIICGNFLYQVYPKLRPYFVYGQFKKFSKDKKLQEDTVNNTKEFTFLWPLLQKDNDQRKAPEEIKEDKGDRVVFLKHPDIFDKLRRAYNFKYLLVSRETTTQDQEMFKMSVFPRTERDTVKSRSLIPKGKDLDPEIYGGYTGNANAYMAIVRIRKAKDSTYKVVGVPMRALAKLKKAQKQGKYDETLKQVLTPLVMFDQKGEAKRGVQGFDIVAGHILYKQIVLDGERKFMLSSSSYMSNAKQLTLSWETMRIVTDNFTKDEDQDRLLIKAYDEILTKVDHYLPLFDINKFREGLHNGREKFVTLKKDKKKFMLEQILNGLHDNMVVGDLKELGIKTPFGKMQMGSGITLTPDAVLIFQSPTGLFEKRIKISKL; translated from the coding sequence ATGAATAAAATTAAGGATGACTATATTTTAGGACTCGATATCGGGACCAATTCCTGTGGCTGGGCGGTCACGGATAAGAAAAATACTCTTTTGAAGTTACGCGGTAAGACGGCAATGGGCTCACATTTATTTGAAGAAGGGCACTCTGCTGCTGACCGGCGCGGCTTTCGGACTACACGTCGTCGCCTTAAAAGACGCAAATGGCGACTAGGTTTGTTAGAAGAAATCTTCGCGGAGCCAATGGCTGAAGTTGATCCGGGCTTTTTTGTCCGTTTGCATCAATCTTGGGTATCGCCATTAGATAAAAAACATCAGAAGTACGAGGCCATTGTTTTTCCAACTGCCAAAGAAGATGCTGCCTTTTACAAGGATTACCCGACAATTTATCATCTGCGGCAGGCCTTAATGACAGAGGACAAAAAGTTCGATTTGCGTGAAATCTTTTTGGCGATGCATCATATTGTTAAGTATCGGGGCAACTTTTTACAAGATACGTCAGTTAACGATTTTAATGCTTCTAAAATTGAAGTAGAGCCGGTAATTAAGGAACTCAATAATTGTTTTAGTGATTTGGTAACTGAAAAAGATGATCAAATAGAACTACAAGTAGCCAATGCTGCAGAGGTTGAAGCAGTTATTAAGGGGGAAGATGCTGCTAGAACTATCTATAAAGCTGATAAAGTTAAGAAAATTTCCGCTTTGTTAACTAACGCTACCGACAAAGTTACTAAAAATGTGGCCAAGCAGATTGCTAATGCCATCATGGGTTATAAGACGCAATTTGAAACGATTTTAGATAAAGAAATTGATAAAAGCGATAAAGCTGCTTGGGAACTTAAACTAACCGATGCAGATGCGGATGATAAACTTGAGGCTTTACTCCCAGAACTAGAAGAGCCAGAACAAACAATTATTGCTGAGATTAGAAAATTATTCAGTGCAATTACCCTTAGCAATATTGTTGATGAAGGCAAGACTTTGTCTGAGTCAATGGTAAATAAATATAATAAACATGCGCAAGATTATCAATTGCTCAAGAAAGCAATTGATAGTCAAGCGGATAAGAAAAAAGCCAAGACATTGGGCTTAGCTTACGATTTATACGTTAATAACCGGCATGGTAAATTGCTTGAAGCTAAAAAAGAATTAAAGGTTAAGGGCGTTTTAGCTAAAGATGATTTTTATAAAATAATTCAAAAAAATGTCGATGATTCAGATGCAGCTAAACAAATTCTACATGAAATTGAGCTTGATAATTTCATGCCAAAGCAGCGCACAAATAGTAACGGTGTCATTCCATTTCAGCTGCACCAAATTGAGCTTGACCGAATTATTGCTAAGCAAAGCAAATATTATCCATTCTTGGCAGAAAAAAATCCGGTGAAGCAGCACCTAAAACAGGCCCCATATAAGCTTGATGAGTTAGTTAGATTTAGAGTACCGTATTATGTCGGTCCAATGATTACGGCTGATAAGCAGGAGCAAACTTCAGGTAAGAGCTTTGCCTGGATGGTGCGTAAAGAAGCAGGTAAGATTACGCCTTGGAATTTTGAAGAAAAGGTTGATCGAGAAAAATCTGCCAATAAATTTATTAAACGCATGACACTTAAAGATACTTACCTTCTTGGTGAAGATGTTATACCGGCGAATAGTTTACTCTATCAGAAGTTTACTGTTTTGAATGAGCTGAATAATATCAAAATTAATGGTAAGCGTCTCAGTCCAACCAAGAAGCAGAAAGCTTACGAGGAACTTTTTGAAAAGAATAAAACAGTTACAGCTAAGAAATTCGCTACCTGGGTGCAAACTAACTATGGCTCGAATGATATTAAAGGATTAGCCGATCCGACTAAGTTTAATTCTAGCTTGTCTAGTTATTACCATCTCAAAAACTTAAAGGTCTTTGATAAAGAACTTGATGATGCTAATTATGAAAAGGACTTTGAAAAAATAATCGAGTGGTCCACTATTTTTGAAGATAAGAAAATTTATCAAGAAAAATTGCGTGAAATTAATTGGTTAACAAATGACCAATTTAAGGCGATTGCTAATTGGCGCTTGCAAGGCTGGGGCAGATTATCTCGCAAATTACTAGTAGGCTTACATGATCAAAACGGCCAGAATATCATGGCTCAGTTATGGGATAGTCAAAAAAACTTTATGCAGATTGTTATGGAGCCGGACTTTAAAGATGCGATTGAGCAAGAAAACCAGGTTATCGTTAAGAAAACAGGTGTTGAAGATATTTTGGCTGATGCGTATACTTCGCCAGCCAATAAGAAAGCCATTAGGCAGGTAGTTAAGGTTGTCAACGATGTTGTTAAGGCTGCCGGTGGCAAAGCGCCCGCGCAGTTTGCTATTGAATTTACTCGTAGCCCCGAAAGTAATCCAAAATTGTCTCAGGTAAGAGGAAGTAAATTGCTAAAAGCATACCAAGATACTGCCAAAGAGTTGGTCGATAAGGATTTAACCAATAGTCTTAAGAATGCGATTACTAGTAGAAAACTTGCACAAGATAAATATTTCCTTTATTTCATTCAGGGTGGTCGGGATGCTTATACTGGTGAAAGGATCAATATTGATGACATTGAGTCCAGGTATGATATTGACCATATTTTGCCACAGAGCTTTATTAAAGATGATTCTTTTGACAATCGTGTTTTGACTTCTAAAAAATTCAACGCACAAAAATCAGACGATGTACCACTTAAGCGATTCGGCGGTAACTGGGTACCAGAGTTAAAAATGACTATTAAAGATATGTGGTCTATGTGGCAAAAAACGGGACTCATCAATAATCGCAAAAAGAACAACTTGCTACTTGATCCAGCTAATTTGAATAAGTACCAAAAATCAGGTTTTATTAATCGGCAATTGGTTGAAACCAGTCAAATTGTCAAACTAGTGTCAGTCATCTTGCAAAATATTTATCCTAAATCTGAAATTATTACGGTTCGCGCGGGTGATAACTCGGCTCTGCGTAAGAGGCTTAATCTTTATAAGAGTCGTGAAGTAAATGACTATCATCATGCACTTGATGCGTATCTCTCCATTATTTGCGGTAATTTTCTTTATCAGGTCTATCCGAAACTTCGACCATACTTTGTTTACGGTCAATTTAAAAAATTTAGCAAAGATAAAAAGTTGCAGGAAGATACTGTCAATAATACTAAAGAATTCACGTTCTTGTGGCCACTACTACAAAAGGATAATGATCAAAGAAAAGCACCCGAAGAAATCAAAGAAGATAAGGGCGACCGCGTAGTTTTTCTCAAGCACCCTGATATCTTTGATAAATTACGCCGGGCATATAACTTCAAGTATCTTTTGGTCTCGCGTGAAACGACTACGCAGGATCAGGAGATGTTTAAAATGTCTGTGTTTCCACGTACCGAACGTGATACTGTTAAGTCGCGTAGCCTAATTCCTAAAGGAAAAGACCTGGATCCTGAAATTTATGGGGGCTATACAGGAAACGCTAATGCATATATGGCAATAGTAAGAATCCGTAAGGCTAAAGATTCAACGTATAAAGTTGTCGGCGTGCCGATGCGTGCTTTGGCTAAATTAAAAAAGGCGCAAAAGCAAGGCAAATATGACGAAACCTTGAAGCAAGTTTTAACCCCACTAGTTATGTTCGATCAGAAAGGAGAGGCAAAGCGAGGAGTACAAGGCTTTGACATCGTTGCTGGGCATATTTTATATAAGCAAATAGTCCTTGATGGTGAACGTAAATTTATGCTTAGCTCTTCTAGTTATATGAGTAACGCCAAACAATTAACTTTATCTTGGGAAACAATGCGTATTGTAACAGATAACTTTACCAAAGATGAAGACCAGGATAGGTTGCTAATTAAGGCTTATGATGAAATACTTACTAAGGTTGATCACTACCTTCCATTATTTGATATAAATAAATTCAGAGAAGGCCTTCATAACGGCAGAGAGAAGTTTGTTACTCTAAAAAAAGACAAAAAGAAATTTATGCTTGAACAAATTTTAAATGGTTTGCATGACAATATGGTGGTTGGTGACCTTAAAGAGTTAGGAATTAAAACGCCATTTGGGAAAATGCAAATGGGATCTGGTATAACCCTTACGCCAGATGCAGTGTTAATTTTCCAATCACCAACAGGTTTATTTGAAAAAAGAATCAAAATTTCTAAATTATAA
- the csn2 gene encoding type II-A CRISPR-associated protein Csn2 — translation MLICSSDNYDPVEVTKTFDMVGDPLLSSDITKKYLTKIVSTYITNLDEATRNKIICAFSNLELALSDSLLLEDLPLAINFEEDLKKLLKMADLHLDENILNEPYAIIETVLKIHQNCNLKTVPVFCNTTNYLDNRELAELAQIAKQMKLMVVLIEFTSSDFLVVPEDAQFYYIDEDLVDWY, via the coding sequence ATGCTAATTTGTTCGAGCGACAATTATGATCCAGTTGAAGTTACTAAAACTTTTGACATGGTAGGAGATCCTTTGTTAAGTAGCGATATTACTAAAAAATACTTAACCAAAATTGTTAGTACTTATATTACTAACTTAGACGAAGCCACGCGTAATAAGATAATCTGTGCTTTTAGCAATTTAGAATTAGCATTATCTGATTCACTGCTTCTTGAAGATTTACCGTTAGCAATTAACTTTGAAGAAGATTTAAAAAAGCTACTCAAAATGGCAGATTTGCATCTAGATGAGAACATATTGAACGAACCATATGCTATAATTGAAACAGTTCTAAAAATTCACCAAAACTGTAATTTAAAAACAGTTCCTGTGTTTTGTAATACTACAAATTATTTAGATAATCGGGAATTAGCCGAATTAGCACAGATTGCAAAGCAAATGAAGTTAATGGTCGTTCTAATTGAATTCACATCTTCGGATTTTTTGGTTGTTCCCGAGGATGCGCAATTTTATTACATTGACGAGGATTTAGTCGACTGGTACTAA
- the rpoN gene encoding RNA polymerase factor sigma-54, which yields MTRLQKMVLKPKEQLVTRLFLSPKLKQNLTVLSYSTYDLVAAMKDLSESDPFVSLGKSQEESHNLEWLKDSESESLLDHLLAQVRLSDWNNKVKKAVKLLIYHLADDGYLRTDLAEIAQGAEFSIDELQKAKEFLQTLDPCGIGAKDLNECLLIQAEQKKDFDQVALQILLADDLEMLADPQKWGLTQFSEKQLENALACIQTLDPAPASEYTTGTNTQYLLPDLIFKVEDQRLTIETFQAQIPELLFDEQTFQELKGQAKERQYFTEQKQRYLELKNAIEQRQQTILRLGKYVGEYQHDFLITLQREKLKPLGLKETAKALDLAPSTISRAIKDKYIQCQNKIFSLKMLFPRQVAQDLSQERIEYDLQELVKAENSLEPLSDQQLVAIFAKHGVELSRRVIAKYRKKLGIPNSYHRKRS from the coding sequence ATGACACGATTGCAAAAAATGGTCTTAAAACCGAAAGAGCAGTTAGTTACGCGGCTTTTTTTGTCGCCCAAGCTCAAGCAAAACCTAACTGTTTTATCCTATAGTACTTATGACTTAGTCGCTGCAATGAAAGACTTAAGCGAAAGTGATCCCTTTGTTTCCTTAGGTAAATCACAAGAAGAAAGTCATAATTTAGAATGGCTTAAGGATAGTGAAAGTGAGAGCTTACTCGATCATTTGTTAGCACAGGTGCGTTTAAGTGACTGGAATAATAAAGTTAAAAAGGCAGTTAAGCTCTTAATCTATCATCTAGCTGATGACGGCTATTTACGAACCGACTTGGCTGAAATTGCACAGGGAGCTGAATTTTCAATTGATGAACTGCAAAAGGCTAAGGAATTTTTGCAGACACTTGACCCGTGCGGAATTGGAGCTAAAGACTTAAATGAGTGTTTATTAATCCAGGCAGAACAAAAAAAGGATTTTGACCAAGTTGCGTTACAGATCTTATTAGCTGATGACTTAGAAATGCTGGCAGATCCGCAAAAGTGGGGACTTACGCAATTCTCTGAAAAGCAATTAGAAAATGCCTTAGCTTGTATTCAAACATTGGATCCTGCTCCAGCAAGTGAGTATACAACTGGTACTAACACACAATACTTACTACCAGATTTAATTTTTAAGGTAGAAGATCAGCGACTGACTATTGAAACCTTTCAAGCGCAAATTCCAGAGCTATTGTTTGATGAGCAGACCTTTCAAGAATTGAAAGGCCAAGCAAAAGAGCGGCAATATTTTACGGAACAAAAACAGAGGTATCTTGAGTTAAAAAACGCAATTGAGCAACGACAACAGACCATTTTGCGTCTTGGTAAATACGTGGGGGAGTATCAACATGATTTTTTAATCACGTTGCAAAGAGAAAAGTTGAAACCATTGGGTCTTAAGGAAACCGCAAAGGCGTTGGATCTTGCTCCAAGTACGATTAGTAGGGCAATTAAAGACAAATATATCCAGTGTCAAAATAAGATTTTTAGTTTGAAAATGTTATTTCCGCGCCAAGTGGCACAGGATTTATCCCAAGAACGAATTGAATATGATTTACAAGAATTGGTAAAAGCGGAAAACAGTCTTGAACCCTTAAGTGACCAGCAATTAGTTGCCATTTTTGCAAAACATGGAGTAGAGCTGAGTCGGCGGGTAATTGCAAAATACCGGAAAAAATTGGGCATACCTAATAGTTATCACCGTAAAAGAAGCTAA
- a CDS encoding L-lactate dehydrogenase, with the protein MSNKIGIIGDGHVGSTVAQQLIISGLVDDLVLIDENKAKVTADELDFQDAMANLKHHVNIVINDYSALKDADIIISAFGNIALEAGGERFAELKFNKERIGAIASAIKESGFNGILVAITNPVDAITSMYQELTGLPKKHVIGTGTLLDTARMKRAVGSRLHVDPRSVEGFNLGEHGNSQFTAWSTVKVLEKPITELAKEQSWKLEDLNDEIKFGGQTVYKGKQYTNYGISAAVTRLVETIESDAHTEMPVSNYQEKYGTYLSYPAIVGRDGIIQQVELSLTEEEEKLLEASAATIKEKSQD; encoded by the coding sequence ATGAGTAATAAGATTGGGATCATCGGTGACGGCCATGTTGGGAGTACTGTGGCACAACAGTTAATTATTTCGGGATTAGTTGATGATTTGGTTTTAATCGATGAAAATAAGGCAAAAGTAACCGCTGATGAACTAGATTTTCAAGATGCCATGGCTAACTTAAAGCACCACGTTAATATTGTCATCAATGATTACTCCGCCTTAAAAGATGCGGATATTATAATTAGTGCTTTTGGTAATATTGCGTTAGAAGCTGGCGGCGAACGGTTTGCGGAATTGAAATTTAATAAAGAAAGAATTGGTGCGATTGCTTCCGCAATTAAGGAAAGTGGCTTTAATGGTATTTTAGTTGCAATCACTAATCCAGTTGATGCGATTACTAGCATGTACCAGGAATTGACGGGCTTACCGAAAAAGCACGTCATTGGTACTGGTACCTTGCTCGACACTGCACGGATGAAACGAGCAGTGGGCTCCCGCTTGCACGTTGATCCCCGCTCAGTTGAAGGCTTTAACCTAGGGGAACACGGTAATTCACAATTTACGGCTTGGTCGACAGTTAAGGTCTTGGAAAAACCAATTACGGAGCTGGCTAAAGAACAATCGTGGAAGTTGGAAGACTTAAATGATGAAATTAAATTTGGTGGTCAAACTGTCTACAAGGGTAAGCAATATACTAACTATGGTATTTCAGCGGCTGTAACTCGTTTGGTTGAAACAATTGAAAGTGACGCCCACACTGAGATGCCAGTTTCTAATTACCAGGAAAAGTACGGCACTTATTTATCATACCCAGCAATCGTTGGTCGCGATGGAATAATTCAGCAAGTTGAATTATCATTAACCGAGGAAGAAGAAAAGCTGCTAGAGGCTTCTGCCGCAACAATTAAGGAAAAATCACAAGATTAA
- the cas1 gene encoding type II CRISPR-associated endonuclease Cas1, giving the protein MGWRSVIITQHAKMTYSMNMMVVQTRDGINQIPIDDINLLLVSTTQAVITSALISKLAENQTKVIFVDEKDQPVVETVGYYPSARNLSKLNNQFNWDLQLKEKLWTKIVDRKITNQITVLKNYQLEWQNVQDELDQLELNDTTNREAIAARKYFMTLFDKTFVRRDNNAVNGALDYGYAILLASFNREIAVNGYLSYLGIHHHSEENCFNLASDLMEPFRPFVDYWVKAHEKIKQLTPDIKYGLVELLSLEIKYNNKKTILSNAISKYVHDCLCFLSGKTKELPEMEMALTNEVPNDALNDNV; this is encoded by the coding sequence ATGGGATGGAGATCAGTGATCATTACGCAACATGCGAAGATGACATATTCGATGAATATGATGGTTGTTCAAACGCGTGATGGAATTAATCAGATACCAATAGATGATATTAATTTGTTGTTAGTTTCGACGACCCAGGCCGTGATCACCAGTGCGTTAATTAGTAAATTGGCAGAAAACCAGACAAAAGTGATTTTTGTCGATGAAAAAGACCAGCCAGTTGTAGAAACTGTTGGTTATTATCCTAGTGCTAGAAACTTATCTAAGTTGAACAATCAGTTTAACTGGGATTTACAGTTAAAAGAAAAGTTGTGGACAAAAATAGTTGACCGCAAAATTACTAATCAGATTACGGTTTTAAAAAATTATCAGCTAGAATGGCAAAATGTCCAAGATGAGCTTGATCAGCTAGAATTAAATGATACTACTAATCGGGAAGCAATTGCTGCACGGAAATACTTCATGACTTTATTTGATAAAACTTTTGTCCGTCGTGATAATAACGCGGTCAACGGGGCGCTTGATTATGGTTATGCGATTTTATTAGCGAGTTTTAACCGTGAGATTGCCGTCAATGGGTATCTTTCATATCTAGGAATCCACCATCATTCTGAAGAAAATTGCTTTAACTTGGCGTCGGATTTAATGGAGCCCTTTCGTCCATTCGTTGATTATTGGGTAAAAGCTCATGAAAAGATTAAGCAGCTGACGCCTGATATTAAATATGGTTTAGTCGAGTTGTTGAGTTTAGAAATAAAATATAACAACAAAAAAACGATCTTATCGAATGCAATTTCTAAATATGTGCATGACTGCTTGTGCTTTTTAAGCGGAAAAACGAAAGAGTTACCTGAAATGGAGATGGCATTAACTAATGAGGTACCGAATGATGCGCTTAATGATAATGTTTGA
- the cas2 gene encoding CRISPR-associated endonuclease Cas2 has product MRLMIMFDLPTETAQQRREYRQFRQKLLNEGFLMIQFSVYARVCVTRQTATFLESRVKKFLPHGGVVQSLMVTEKQYNDMHFLVGKPVDDVRNSSDRTVIL; this is encoded by the coding sequence ATGCGCTTAATGATAATGTTTGATTTGCCAACAGAAACTGCTCAGCAGCGAAGAGAATACCGTCAGTTTCGGCAAAAATTACTTAATGAGGGCTTTTTAATGATTCAATTTTCTGTTTATGCCCGGGTTTGTGTCACTAGGCAAACGGCAACTTTTCTGGAAAGTAGGGTTAAGAAGTTTTTACCTCATGGCGGAGTAGTACAATCATTGATGGTTACGGAAAAGCAGTATAATGATATGCACTTTTTAGTCGGTAAGCCCGTGGATGATGTTCGTAATAGTTCTGATCGGACGGTGATCCTGTGA
- a CDS encoding aldo/keto reductase, translating into MRQIKIGNTNFTASAIAFGIMRMNQLKVADAVTALETAHDCGINYIDSSDIYGHGKSEEIFGEALAKSSLKRDDFYIQSKTGIYENEALDYKTTRYDFSKKHIIAAVDGILSRMKIDYLDSLLLHRPDALMDPAEIAAAFDQLQQEGKVRHFGVSNFNPMQVELLQAGLSQKLLINQLQVSVMHTGPIDFNIHTNMTDARSIDHDRGILDYSRLRHMTVQAWSPFQYGQIEGNFIGNPKFPEVNDALQKIADQKGVSKNAIAAAWILRHPAIDQVIIGTMTPAHIVDSAKGADIRLTAQEWYDIYLAAGNDLP; encoded by the coding sequence ATGAGACAAATTAAAATTGGCAATACCAACTTCACAGCTTCTGCAATTGCTTTTGGCATTATGCGGATGAATCAATTAAAAGTAGCTGATGCAGTAACGGCTCTTGAAACAGCACATGACTGCGGTATCAACTATATCGACTCTTCTGATATTTATGGACACGGCAAGTCCGAGGAAATTTTTGGTGAAGCTTTGGCAAAGTCTTCACTTAAGCGCGACGACTTTTATATTCAATCTAAGACGGGTATTTATGAAAACGAAGCCCTTGATTATAAAACTACGCGGTACGATTTTTCTAAAAAGCACATCATTGCTGCCGTTGACGGTATTCTTTCGAGAATGAAAATTGATTACTTGGATAGCTTACTACTTCACAGACCTGATGCTTTAATGGATCCAGCAGAAATCGCTGCTGCCTTCGATCAACTGCAACAGGAAGGCAAGGTACGGCACTTTGGTGTCTCCAACTTTAACCCAATGCAAGTTGAATTATTGCAAGCTGGTTTAAGTCAAAAACTATTAATTAATCAACTGCAAGTAAGTGTCATGCATACTGGTCCAATTGATTTTAATATTCACACCAATATGACAGATGCACGCAGCATTGATCATGATCGTGGCATCCTTGATTACTCACGTTTGCGCCACATGACGGTGCAGGCATGGTCACCATTCCAATACGGTCAAATTGAGGGCAACTTCATTGGTAATCCTAAATTCCCTGAAGTTAATGATGCTTTACAAAAAATTGCGGATCAAAAAGGTGTTTCCAAGAATGCCATCGCGGCGGCATGGATTTTGCGTCATCCTGCAATCGACCAAGTAATTATTGGGACAATGACGCCAGCGCATATCGTTGACAGTGCCAAAGGGGCAGATATTCGACTGACCGCACAAGAATGGTACGATATCTACTTAGCAGCTGGTAATGACTTACCTTAA